One part of the Brevundimonas sp. NIBR11 genome encodes these proteins:
- a CDS encoding bifunctional 2-C-methyl-D-erythritol 4-phosphate cytidylyltransferase/2-C-methyl-D-erythritol 2,4-cyclodiphosphate synthase yields MSFAAIVVAAGSGSRAGGDKQWRLLGGRPVVRWSVEALLNAAAEEVVVVVAPDGLDRAAEALAGLEGWRAVVGGAERADSVRAGLEALSGAADRPVLVHDAARPFLSGEVIRRLLDALQGADGAIAALPVSDTLKRGDERIETTVDRAGLWRAQTPQAFCADRLRAAYGAWPEGSAATDDAAVVENDGGVVRLVEGDPRLIKLTYPEDFAMAEALIARQTRVGQGFDAHRWGPGASVWLCGVEIAHDQTLLGHSDADAGLHALTDAVLGAMGDGDIGDHFPPTDPKWKGAASDQFLIHAVERLTARGGRLVNVDVTLICERPKVKPHRQAMRERLSEILHLPLDAVSVKATTMEKMGFTGREEGLAASAIATIELPA; encoded by the coding sequence GGTGGCGGCCGGTTCGGGGTCTCGGGCCGGAGGCGACAAGCAGTGGCGGCTCCTGGGCGGCAGACCCGTCGTCCGCTGGTCGGTCGAGGCGCTGCTGAACGCCGCGGCCGAAGAGGTTGTGGTCGTCGTGGCGCCGGACGGTCTGGATCGGGCGGCAGAGGCGCTGGCCGGGCTGGAAGGCTGGCGGGCCGTGGTCGGCGGGGCCGAGCGGGCGGATTCCGTGCGGGCGGGTCTGGAGGCCCTGAGCGGCGCGGCGGATCGACCGGTGCTGGTGCATGACGCAGCGCGGCCGTTTCTGTCGGGCGAGGTGATCCGGCGGCTGCTCGACGCCCTGCAAGGGGCGGACGGCGCCATCGCCGCCCTGCCCGTCTCCGACACCCTGAAGCGCGGCGACGAGCGGATCGAGACGACGGTGGACCGGGCCGGACTGTGGCGGGCGCAGACGCCCCAGGCCTTCTGCGCGGACCGGCTGCGCGCCGCCTATGGGGCTTGGCCCGAGGGTTCGGCGGCGACGGACGATGCGGCCGTTGTCGAGAACGACGGCGGCGTGGTGCGGCTGGTCGAGGGCGATCCGCGACTGATTAAACTGACCTACCCTGAGGATTTCGCCATGGCCGAGGCTTTGATCGCAAGGCAGACCCGGGTGGGTCAGGGCTTCGACGCGCATCGGTGGGGGCCGGGCGCCTCGGTCTGGCTCTGCGGGGTCGAGATTGCGCACGACCAGACCCTCCTCGGTCATTCGGACGCGGACGCGGGCCTGCACGCCCTGACCGATGCGGTGCTGGGGGCCATGGGCGACGGGGACATCGGCGACCACTTCCCGCCGACCGATCCGAAGTGGAAGGGGGCGGCCTCGGACCAGTTTCTGATCCACGCGGTCGAGCGGCTGACGGCTCGCGGCGGGCGGCTGGTGAATGTCGATGTCACCCTGATCTGCGAGCGGCCGAAGGTGAAGCCACACCGTCAGGCGATGCGCGAGCGGCTCTCCGAAATCCTGCATCTGCCGCTCGACGCCGTCAGTGTGAAGGCGACGACCATGGAGAAGATGGGCTTCACAGGGCGCGAGGAAGGTCTGGCCGCCTCCGCCATCGCGACGATCGAATTGCCCGCCTGA
- a CDS encoding spermidine synthase, whose amino-acid sequence MMTDATLPDAAGPSTDRSDRVTPILFAVAIFTSAALVFVVQPMVTKLVLPMLGGSPSVWNTAMVFFQTALLAGYGYAHGLQRLKSMRAQMATHLVLLLLAALFLPLHINGVLGDPNPNAPIGWLLATLALSVGAPFAVLSATAPLLQAWYARVRAGHADGQNPYVLYAASNLGSFLALLAYPVLIEPLMTLSGQRATWSGGYAAFMLMVVALAFVAWRRGQIGTAAPVAALETSPPIAWREKIVLVLLAAAPSSLMLGVTSHLATDVASAPFLWVIPLALYLLTFVIAFQDRPWIPLPITLVISAAVTLACICFTAFRTGDWVAMFGLHLACFFLLALMCHQRLAARRPPPDRLTEFYLLMSLGGVVGGAFTALLAPVLFNGVWEYPLVLVLVGLARPFNRAPIKNWEVYLFVGAVLMTGLPPLLSAVFQADWGFAWWFNNNVSDNMPALTQFVMLAPILAGFILRDRTPAYVVIAGLIALSTGYIARGYEAAFVDRSFFGVMKIGTMQDPRLGGQVNILMHGTTLHGAQPRNPSFACMPTLYYAPASPIGQTTQMLQLRRPALKIGVVGQGSGAMAGYKRAADEMKFFEIDPLVDRLSRDPQWFTFISDCADGPIQTVLGDARLTMAHEAPGTYDLLLIDAFSSDSVPTHLLTVEAIEGYLKLLKPDGVVILHLSNRNLDITLPAAAAAQRLGAVSLHQLYQESPQAPDMAEASTEALILSPTEAGLAEFRDQAQWRILADTEVRPWTDDYVNLFGSLWRHFRR is encoded by the coding sequence ATGATGACCGACGCAACCCTGCCGGACGCCGCCGGTCCCTCCACCGACCGCAGCGATCGTGTGACGCCGATCCTCTTCGCCGTGGCCATCTTCACCTCAGCGGCCCTGGTCTTCGTGGTCCAGCCCATGGTGACCAAGCTGGTCCTGCCGATGCTGGGCGGATCGCCATCGGTCTGGAACACGGCGATGGTTTTCTTCCAGACCGCGCTTCTGGCCGGCTACGGCTACGCCCACGGGCTGCAGCGGCTGAAGTCCATGCGAGCCCAGATGGCGACCCATCTGGTCCTCCTCCTGCTCGCTGCCCTGTTCCTGCCGCTCCACATCAACGGCGTCCTGGGTGATCCCAACCCCAACGCCCCGATCGGCTGGCTGCTCGCCACCCTGGCCCTGTCGGTGGGCGCGCCCTTCGCCGTCCTTTCGGCCACCGCGCCCCTGCTTCAGGCCTGGTACGCCCGCGTCCGCGCCGGTCACGCGGACGGCCAGAACCCCTACGTCCTCTACGCCGCATCCAACCTCGGCAGCTTCCTGGCCCTGCTCGCCTATCCCGTTCTGATCGAGCCCCTGATGACCCTTTCGGGTCAGCGCGCGACCTGGAGCGGAGGTTATGCGGCCTTCATGCTGATGGTCGTGGCCCTGGCCTTCGTCGCCTGGCGTCGCGGCCAGATCGGCACGGCGGCCCCCGTCGCAGCGCTCGAGACCAGCCCGCCCATCGCCTGGCGCGAGAAGATCGTCCTCGTCCTTCTGGCCGCCGCCCCGTCCAGCCTGATGTTGGGCGTGACCAGCCACCTCGCCACCGACGTCGCCTCGGCGCCGTTCCTGTGGGTCATCCCACTGGCTCTCTATCTGCTGACCTTCGTCATCGCCTTCCAGGACAGGCCCTGGATTCCGTTGCCCATCACCCTGGTGATCTCCGCCGCCGTGACCCTGGCCTGCATCTGCTTCACCGCCTTCAGGACCGGCGACTGGGTCGCGATGTTCGGCCTCCACCTGGCGTGCTTCTTCCTGCTGGCCCTGATGTGTCACCAGAGGTTGGCCGCGCGTCGCCCGCCGCCGGACCGGCTGACGGAGTTCTACCTCCTGATGTCGCTGGGCGGCGTCGTCGGCGGCGCCTTCACCGCGCTTCTGGCGCCGGTCCTGTTCAACGGCGTCTGGGAGTACCCGCTGGTCCTGGTCCTCGTCGGACTGGCCCGGCCGTTCAACCGCGCGCCCATCAAGAACTGGGAGGTTTATCTGTTCGTCGGCGCGGTGCTGATGACCGGCCTGCCGCCTCTGTTGTCCGCCGTGTTCCAGGCCGATTGGGGCTTCGCCTGGTGGTTCAACAACAATGTCTCGGACAACATGCCGGCCCTGACCCAGTTCGTCATGCTGGCTCCGATTCTGGCCGGCTTCATCCTGCGTGACCGGACCCCGGCCTATGTCGTCATCGCCGGCCTAATCGCCCTGTCGACCGGCTACATCGCGCGCGGCTACGAGGCCGCCTTCGTCGACCGCAGCTTCTTCGGCGTGATGAAGATCGGCACCATGCAGGACCCCCGTCTGGGCGGTCAGGTCAACATCCTGATGCACGGCACGACCCTGCACGGCGCCCAGCCGAGGAATCCGTCCTTCGCCTGCATGCCGACCCTCTACTACGCCCCCGCCAGCCCGATCGGTCAGACCACCCAGATGCTCCAGCTGCGTCGTCCGGCCCTGAAGATCGGCGTGGTGGGACAGGGTTCCGGCGCCATGGCGGGCTACAAGCGCGCCGCCGACGAGATGAAATTCTTCGAGATCGATCCCTTGGTCGACCGGCTGTCGCGCGATCCCCAGTGGTTCACCTTCATCTCCGACTGCGCCGACGGCCCGATCCAGACCGTGCTGGGCGACGCCCGCCTGACCATGGCGCATGAGGCTCCGGGGACCTACGATCTTCTGCTGATCGACGCCTTCTCGTCGGACTCGGTCCCGACCCATCTGCTGACGGTCGAGGCGATTGAAGGCTATCTGAAGCTGCTGAAGCCCGATGGCGTGGTCATCCTCCACCTGTCGAACCGGAACCTCGACATCACCCTGCCGGCGGCAGCGGCGGCCCAGCGTCTTGGCGCGGTCAGCCTGCATCAGCTGTATCAGGAATCGCCCCAGGCCCCCGACATGGCCGAGGCCTCGACCGAGGCCCTGATCCTGTCGCCGACCGAGGCCGGTCTGGCCGAGTTCCGCGATCAGGCGCAGTGGCGCATTCTCGCCGACACCGAGGTCCGGCCCTGGACCGACGACTATGTGAACCTGTTCGGCTCCCTGTGGCGTCACTTCAGGCGGTGA
- a CDS encoding CinA family protein has protein sequence MFPDDIQQMAAAVIAAASARGWTVATAESCTGGLIAGALTAVAGSSAVMDRGFVTYSNAAKSEMLGVPAETVLTFGAVSEPTARAMAAGARVTAGVDLAVSVTGIAGPGGGSDEKPVGLVHFGCAGAEGVSHEAHRFGDLGRERVRLESVRVALGLLLTACEGE, from the coding sequence ATGTTCCCAGACGATATTCAGCAGATGGCCGCCGCGGTGATCGCCGCCGCCTCGGCGCGGGGGTGGACGGTGGCGACCGCGGAAAGCTGCACCGGCGGACTGATCGCGGGGGCTTTGACGGCGGTGGCGGGATCGTCGGCCGTCATGGACCGGGGCTTCGTCACCTACTCGAACGCGGCCAAGTCGGAGATGCTCGGCGTGCCGGCCGAGACGGTCCTAACGTTCGGCGCCGTCTCCGAGCCGACGGCCCGGGCCATGGCGGCCGGGGCGCGGGTGACGGCCGGGGTCGATCTGGCCGTCTCCGTCACCGGGATCGCGGGGCCGGGCGGCGGGTCGGATGAGAAGCCGGTCGGGCTGGTTCATTTCGGCTGCGCCGGGGCAGAGGGCGTGAGCCATGAGGCGCATCGCTTCGGCGATCTCGGGCGTGAACGGGTTCGGCTGGAAAGCGTCCGGGTGGCCTTGGGCTTGCTGTTGACCGCCTGCGAGGGCGAGTGA
- a CDS encoding sulfurtransferase TusA family protein: protein MSEIVVDARGHRCPVPSLRLRRAAEGLEGVRLVLLATDPMARIDVPYLMSELGGRVVSVEEAEGVLTFTVATRAAPKD from the coding sequence GTGAGCGAGATCGTCGTCGATGCGCGCGGGCATCGATGTCCGGTGCCGAGCCTGCGCCTGCGAAGGGCGGCCGAAGGGCTGGAGGGTGTGCGGCTGGTGCTCTTGGCGACCGATCCGATGGCGCGGATCGACGTGCCCTATCTGATGAGCGAACTGGGCGGGCGGGTCGTGTCGGTCGAGGAGGCCGAGGGCGTCCTGACCTTCACCGTCGCGACGCGCGCCGCTCCGAAAGATTGA